One segment of Mus caroli chromosome 6, CAROLI_EIJ_v1.1, whole genome shotgun sequence DNA contains the following:
- the LOC110296557 gene encoding nuclear pore complex protein Nup50-like, whose translation MAKKNVKKEATGRNWQGDAEEEGTFSLASEDVLRNRTIKRAKRRHARPQPNGKGTSKGIKSLAVPSGRGEFRGGPGEKPQEVLTTRRNAARAAAEPKAALGSVTANEPPSLEHEQISDAQTKVHSQQPVSPGLTFSQACAGSVYHRQXTGLNCSVRDWIVKHVNANPFCDLTPVFKQYEKYLAAIEKQLHSSCGCLSEXEPNRGXVAATQPPFLAVATELQPELVISEKTEFMCEKKANSAQGATSTSCNFGKNIETPAWGSLNSGPMHRVSSATRSSNVSGKGTTRKKPASAKALESPAQGNSDECKGKRDEPPKVLLVEEEEEEEEEESVFYCKKCKLFYKKDNEFKEKGVGTLYLKSTANQKTKLLVQDTKLGSTLLNILIPPDMPCSRMGKNNVLIVCVPDPPLDKKNATIKVTMLIRVKTSKDADELHKILLQKTDA comes from the coding sequence ATGGCcaaaaaaaatgtcaagaaggAAGCGACAGGCAGGAACTGGCAAGGAGACGCCGAAGAGGAGGGAACATTCTCACTGGCCAGTGAGGACGTCCTGAGGAATAGAACCATAAAGAGAGCCAAGAGGAGACATGCCCGCCCCCAACCCAATGGTAAAGGGACTTCCAAAGGGATTAAAAGCTTGGCTGTGCCTTCCGGGAGAGGAGAATTTAGAGGTGGCCCTGGAGAGAAGCCCCAGGAAGTATTGACAACCAGAAGGAACGCAGCTAGGGCTGCAGCAGAGCCCAAGGCAGCCTTGGGTTCTGTTACTGCAAATGAACCTCCCTCTTTGGAGCATGAGCAGATCTCAGATGCCCAGACTAAAGTTCACAGTCAGCAGCCTGTCTCCCCGGGCCTCACTTTCAGTCAAGCCTGTGCTGGGAGTGTCTACCACAGGCAGTTNACTGGCCTGAACTGCTCTGTCCGAGACTGGATAGTGAAGCACGTGAACGCCAATCCGTTCTGCGATCTGACGCCCGTGTTTAAGCAGTATGAGAAATACTTGGCTGCCATCGAAAAGCAACTCCACAGCAGTTGCGGCTGTCTCTCTGAAAGNGAGCCTAACCGGGGCTTNGTTGCTGCGACACAGCCTCCTTTCCTAGCGGTTGCCACTGAACTACAGCCAGAGTTGGTCATCTCTGAAAAGACTGAGTTTATGTGTGAGAAGAAAGCCAACTCAGCACAAGGAGCAACGAGTACCTCCTGTAACTTTGGCAAAAACATTGAAACCCCAGCTTGGGGTTCCCTCAACTCTGGTCCCATGCACCGAGTTTCATCAGCCACCAGAAGCTCCAACGTAAGTGGGAAAGGTACCACCCGGAAGAAGCCAGCATCTGCCAAAGCTCTAGAGAGTCCAGCACAAGGCAACAGTGATGAATGCAAAGGTAAAAGGGATGAGCCACCCAAAGTGCTCcttgtagaagaggaggaggaggaggaggaggaagagagtgtTTTTTACTGCAAGAAGTGTAAACTATTCTACAAGAAAGACAAcgaatttaaagaaaaaggtgTTGGCACGCTGTATTTAAAATCCACAGCCAATCAGAAGACGAAGCTCTTAGTGCAGGATACTAAGTTAGGCAGCACACTCCTGAACATTCTGATCCCACCCGATATGCCATGTTCCCGGATGGGGAAAAATAATGTCCTCATCGTCTGTGTACCCGACCCACCGCTTGATAAGAAGAACGCCACCATCAAGGTCACCATGCTAATTCGGGTAAAAACAAGTAAGGATGCGGATGAACTGCACAAAATTTTACTGCAGAAAACGGATGCCTGA